The following are encoded together in the Pedobacter steynii genome:
- the dnaA gene encoding chromosomal replication initiator protein DnaA: MEKTCTEVWKNCLQIIKDNIPNQSFKTWFEPISALKLDGKVLTIQVPSLFFYEWLEEHYVGLLRKTVKKQLGDEGRLEYNIVVDKSSNSGSPYTTNMPSNGNGAEAKFQSMPIPVSINKDIKNPFIIPGLKKLTVDPQLNSNYTFENYIEGDCNRLARSAGYAVAAKPGGTSFNPLMIYGGVGLGKTHLAQAIGNEIKRNMPDKLVIYVSCEKFCQQFVDSLKNNTINDFVNFYQAMDVIIMDDVHNFAGKEKTQDIFFHIFNHLHQSGKQVILSSDKAPKDLAGLEERLLSRFKWGLSADLQIPDLETRIAILRKKMYADGIELPNEVVEYVAHNIDNNVRELEGAMVSLLAQSTLNKKDIDLNLAKQMLKNFIKNTSKEISMEYIQKLVCEYFEVPVDMVKSATRKREIVQARQISMYLSKSHTKSSLKTIGAFFGGRDHSTVIYACQTVEDLIDTDKKFKGYVHDIQKKLKMT, from the coding sequence ATGGAAAAAACTTGTACCGAAGTATGGAAAAACTGTCTCCAAATCATAAAGGATAATATACCGAATCAAAGTTTTAAAACCTGGTTCGAACCGATATCCGCGCTGAAGTTGGATGGCAAAGTTTTGACGATACAGGTGCCTAGTTTATTTTTCTATGAATGGCTGGAGGAGCATTATGTTGGTTTGCTCCGAAAGACGGTAAAAAAGCAATTGGGAGACGAGGGGAGACTGGAATATAATATTGTAGTGGATAAGTCTTCAAACAGCGGATCTCCTTATACGACAAATATGCCTAGTAATGGAAACGGGGCTGAGGCAAAATTTCAATCCATGCCCATTCCAGTGTCTATAAATAAAGACATAAAAAATCCCTTTATTATTCCCGGCTTAAAAAAGCTGACTGTTGATCCTCAGCTGAACTCTAATTATACTTTCGAAAATTATATTGAAGGGGATTGTAATCGCTTAGCACGCTCTGCAGGCTATGCTGTTGCCGCAAAACCTGGTGGAACATCATTTAACCCGTTGATGATTTATGGAGGTGTAGGGTTGGGTAAAACGCATCTTGCTCAGGCGATTGGAAATGAGATAAAAAGGAATATGCCCGATAAACTCGTGATTTATGTTTCCTGTGAAAAGTTCTGTCAGCAGTTTGTGGATTCCTTGAAAAATAATACGATTAACGATTTTGTTAATTTCTATCAGGCAATGGATGTGATCATTATGGATGATGTTCATAATTTTGCAGGTAAAGAGAAAACCCAGGATATATTTTTCCATATTTTTAATCATTTACATCAATCTGGAAAGCAGGTGATCCTGTCTTCAGATAAAGCGCCAAAAGATCTTGCGGGATTAGAAGAACGCTTATTGAGCCGGTTTAAATGGGGGCTGTCCGCAGACCTTCAGATTCCTGATTTGGAAACAAGGATTGCTATCCTGAGAAAAAAAATGTATGCAGATGGGATTGAACTTCCTAATGAAGTAGTGGAATATGTAGCCCATAATATTGACAATAATGTACGTGAACTGGAAGGGGCAATGGTTTCGTTGTTGGCTCAGTCGACCTTAAATAAGAAAGATATAGACCTGAATCTGGCGAAGCAAATGTTGAAAAATTTCATCAAGAATACTTCTAAGGAGATCTCAATGGAGTATATTCAGAAATTGGTTTGTGAATATTTTGAAGTCCCTGTGGATATGGTGAAATCAGCGACAAGAAAGCGGGAGATTGTTCAGGCAAGACAGATTTCTATGTACCTCTCAAAAAGCCATACCAAATCATCGCTAAAGACGATTGGAGCGTTCTTTGGCGGAAGAGATCATTCTACAGTGATCTATGCCTGCCAGACGGTTGAAGATCTGATTGATACGGATAAAAAATTTAAAGGCTATGTACATGATATTCAAAAGAAATTAAAAATGACTTAG
- a CDS encoding NUDIX hydrolase, protein MEILKWQRLSSRYLMKEQWATLRVDTCDLQNGVVKDDYFVLEYPNWVNAVALTTDNKIIMVRQYRHAGDIISLEIPGGVIDGTEQPEDAIRRELLEETGYSFQTLELIATLYPNPATANNVTYTYLLKGGVKTDEQHLDEHEILNVEKYSIEEVKQLLLENKIDQSLHASALFYGLMKLEAIK, encoded by the coding sequence ATGGAAATATTAAAATGGCAAAGACTTTCCTCAAGATACCTGATGAAAGAACAATGGGCAACTTTACGTGTAGACACCTGTGACCTTCAAAATGGAGTTGTAAAAGACGATTATTTTGTACTCGAATACCCGAATTGGGTAAACGCAGTCGCATTGACCACAGACAACAAAATCATTATGGTTCGTCAGTACCGCCATGCCGGAGATATTATTTCACTTGAAATCCCAGGCGGGGTAATCGATGGGACTGAACAACCGGAAGACGCAATCAGAAGAGAACTATTGGAAGAAACAGGTTATTCATTTCAAACATTGGAACTCATTGCCACACTCTATCCCAATCCCGCAACAGCAAACAATGTGACCTATACCTATCTCCTGAAAGGAGGAGTAAAAACCGATGAACAGCATTTAGATGAACACGAGATTCTAAATGTCGAGAAATACAGTATTGAGGAAGTAAAACAACTGCTTCTGGAAAATAAAATTGATCAATCTTTACACGCCTCTGCTTTATTCTACGGACTAATGAAACTGGAAGCGATCAAATAG
- a CDS encoding TPM domain-containing protein produces MKKHLIALLFILISAIGFAQEFPEKPNKLVNDYTGTLSTTQVQQLEQKLVAFDDSSSTQIAIAILKSVGDYDINEYALELGRKWGVGSKGKNNGVLILVALGDRKISIQTGYGVEGVLPDLYARRIIDNDIKPHFKTGDYYAGLEAGTDAIIRYTKGEYKNDKPRKGASGGGASGILIIIIIVVVVIIILKRGGGSGGGGQVIGGRGVADALFWSMLLGGGRNSGGSGGWGGGSSSGGGGFGGFGGGSFGGGGSSGSW; encoded by the coding sequence ATGAAAAAACACCTCATAGCTTTACTTTTTATCTTAATCTCTGCGATTGGATTTGCACAGGAGTTTCCTGAAAAACCCAATAAGCTCGTTAACGATTATACCGGAACACTAAGTACCACTCAGGTCCAGCAATTAGAACAAAAACTAGTTGCTTTTGATGACTCCAGTTCTACTCAGATTGCAATAGCCATTCTAAAATCCGTTGGAGATTACGATATCAACGAATATGCGTTGGAACTAGGGAGGAAATGGGGTGTTGGAAGCAAAGGTAAGAACAATGGAGTATTGATTCTCGTTGCTTTAGGAGATAGAAAAATCTCTATTCAAACTGGATATGGCGTTGAAGGTGTACTTCCCGATTTATATGCAAGAAGAATCATAGACAATGATATAAAACCTCATTTCAAAACCGGCGATTACTATGCAGGACTGGAAGCAGGAACAGATGCCATTATTCGTTATACAAAAGGAGAATATAAAAATGACAAACCCCGAAAGGGGGCCTCAGGAGGTGGAGCTTCGGGAATACTCATTATTATCATTATCGTCGTTGTAGTTATCATTATTCTTAAAAGAGGAGGTGGCAGCGGCGGCGGCGGGCAGGTGATCGGTGGTCGCGGAGTAGCAGACGCATTGTTCTGGAGCATGTTACTTGGCGGAGGAAGAAATTCCGGCGGTAGCGGAGGCTGGGGCGGCGGAAGCAGCAGCGGAGGCGGAGGCTTTGGAGGCTTCGGCGGCGGTAGTTTTGGCGGAGGCGGTAGCAGTGGTAGCTGGTAA